A window from Solanum stenotomum isolate F172 chromosome 5, ASM1918654v1, whole genome shotgun sequence encodes these proteins:
- the LOC125865811 gene encoding ADP-glucose phosphorylase: MAEAETPNRSPEIRKDKIHNRWVLFSPARSRRPSDFKAKSNPQPNNQTECPFCAGHEHECAPEIFRVPAGSTNDWKIRVIQNLYPAVSRELDFQNPVSLVGDVAVSGFGFHDVVIESPVHSVNLSDLSPAQVGEVLLACKKRIEQLRSCDSIKYVQVFKNHGASAGASMSHSHSQMIALPIVPPTVSARLDSMMEYYKQTGKCSLCDIQPNELLIAESAHFISLVPFAATFAFEIWIIPRDHSSHFNEIDSEKAVDLGGLLKLMLLKMSLQLNNPPFNLLIHTSPFQDDPSNAPSTHWFLQIAPHLSGVGGFEIATGCYINPVFPEDAAKILRDVRISNNNI; this comes from the exons ATGGCGGAGGCAGAAACGCCAAATCGGAGCCCCGAAATCCGGAAAGACAAAATCCACAATAGGTGGGTACTGTTCTCTCCAGCGAGATCGCGCCGACCGTCGGACTTCAAGGCCAAATCGAATCCACAACCGAACAATCAAACAGAATGCCCATTTTGCGCCGGCCACGAGCACGAGTGTGCGCCGGAGATATTCCGTGTACCAGCAGGTTCCACTAACGATTGGAAAATCAGAGTTATCCAAAACCTATATCCGGCAGTCAGCAGAGAATTGGATTTCCAAAATCCAGTTTCGCTCGTCGGTGATGTAGCAGTTAGTGGATTCGGATTTCACGATGTGGTTATTGAATCGCCGGTTCATTCAGTAAATTTGAGTGATCTTTCTCCGGCTCAAGTTGGGGAGGTTCTGCTAGCTTGTAAGAAGAGGATCGAGCAGCTCCGGAGTTGTGATTCTATCAAGTATGTTCAG GTGTTCAAAAACCATGGAGCCTCTGCTGGTGCTTCGATGAGCCATTCTCACAGTCAGATGATTGCTCTTCCCATTGTTCCTCCAACAGTTTCTGCCCGTCTTGACAGTATGATGGAATACTACAAGCAGACTGGAAAATGCAGCCTGTGTGATATTCAACCAAATGAATTGCTAATTGCTGAATCAGCCCATTTCATATCACTGGTTCCCTTCGCTGCAACGTTTGCTTTTGAGATTTGGATAATTCCTCGTGATCACTCTTCTCATTTTAATGAAATAGATAGTGAGAAG GCAGTCGATCTTGGAGGGTTGTTGAAACTCATGCTTTTGAAGATGTCTTTGCAGTTGAACAATCCACCATTCAACCTTCTGATTCATACTTCCCCATTTCAGGATGACCCCTCAAATGCACCTTCCACACACTGGTTTTTACAAATAGCTCCCCATTTGAGTGGAGTTGGTGGATTCGAGATAGCAACGGGATGTTACATAAATCCTGTTTTCCCAGAGGATGCTGCCAAAATTCTAAGGGATGTGAGAATCTCCAATAACAATATTTAG